CTGATCCTGACCGGGCAACTCGGCGATGTGATGAAAGAATCGGCGCGGGCGGCGCTTTCTTATGCCAAGAAGAACGCCCAGCGCTTTGGGATCCCCCTCGAGAAGTTCGACAACTCCGATGTGCACATCCATGTTCCGGCGGGCGCGGTGCCCAAGGAAGGCCCCTCGGCGGGCATTGCCATTACCGCGGCCCTGGTCTCGGCCCTGGCCGAAGTGCCGGTGCGCAACGATGTCGCCATGACCGGCGAAATCACCCTCACCGGGCGGGTGTTGCCCATTGGGGGGGTCAAGGAAAAGGTGCTGGGCGCACGCCGGGCGGGTATCCGCGAGGTGATTTTGCCAAAGCAAAACCAACCCGACCTCTCGGATATTCCCGCTTATCTGCGCCAGAACCTCAAGTTTCACTTTGCCGAAACCCTGGACGAGGTGCTGAACTGGACGCTGGTAGGGGGCCTGGCAGCCCTCGAGGGCAGAACCGTTGCCATTACCCCCAAAAAGGCCCGCCGAAGCAAGGTACAACCGGTAGCCAGGGCCTAGTGCAGTGTCCTATAGGTGATTATTCAGCCCGAAGAGGAAGTTCCCTAGAAGGCTCACCAACCAGTCTCTCAAGCGAACCGCCGTCATTGCGAGGAGGCCAGAGGCCGACGAAGCAATCCAGAGAAGCCTTACTAAACGATTTGCTGGGTAGGGTGAACTGGATTGCTTCGCATCCTGCGGATGCTCGCAATGCCAGTTAGAGGGAAAAGTCAAGTGGCAGGGGAAGTAGGAGCGGTTGATGGGGTGAGATAAAACTCAGGAAAAGCCAGTTTGGGGTCGTAGGGGAGGTTGTTCTTGAGGATGAAAAAGGTGATGCGAAGGAGCTTGCGGGCAATTATAAGCAAGGACTCGACATGGGAACGGGATTGTTTTTTGAGTTGCTGGTAGTAGCGCTGGAAATCGGGGTAGTTCTGGGCAGCCCCCCAAGCCGCCGAGTAGAGCCGTTTGCGTAGGTAGGGATTGCCCCGTTTAGTCAGCTTGCCTTTACCGACCCATTTACCGCTCTGACGCACCGAGATGTCCATACCGGCGAAGGCAATCCACTGTTTGGGATATTCACA
This genomic window from Meiothermus sp. CFH 77666 contains:
- a CDS encoding transposase — its product is LRQKMGLIASMEKKLQALMATLKDYRHFQEQLNFQLSEAEQQLVTTVKSLAKQLDLLEREIQTLILAQTQQSQLTQKLQTVPGFSPWVAALLSQLLDTNCEYPKQWIAFAGMDISVRQSGKWVGKGKLTKRGNPYLRKRLYSAAWGAAQNYPDFQRYYQQLKKQSRSHVESLLIIARKLLRITFFILKNNLPYDPKLAFPEFYLTPSTAPTSPAT